From Candoia aspera isolate rCanAsp1 chromosome 4, rCanAsp1.hap2, whole genome shotgun sequence, a single genomic window includes:
- the RUVBL2 gene encoding ruvB-like 2: MATAAATKVPEVRDVTRIERIGAHSHIRGLGLDDTLEPRQVSQGMVGQLAARRAAGVILEMIKEGKIAGRAVLIAGQPGTGKTAIAMGMAQALGLDTPFTAIAGSEIFSLEMSKTEALTQAFRRSIGVRIKEETEIIEGEVVEIQIDRPATGTGAKVGKLTLKTTEMETIYDLGTKMIESLTKEKVQAGDVITIDKATGKITKLGRSFTRARDYDAMGSQTKFVQCPDGELQKRKEVVHTVSLHEIDVINSRTQGFLALFSGDTGEIKSEVREQINAKVAEWREEGKAEVIPGVLFIDEVHMLDIECFSFLNRALESDMAPVLIMATNRGITRIRGTNYQSPHGIPIDLLDRMLIISTSPYSDKETKQILKIRCEEEDVEMNEDAYTVLTRIGLETSLRYAIQLITAANLVCRKRKGTEVQVDDIKRVYSLFLDESRSTQYMKEYQDAFMFNELKGETMDTS; the protein is encoded by the exons ATGGCAACGGCCGCG GCTACAAAAGTTCCTGAAGTTCGGGATGTCACCCGGATTGAACGCATTG GTGCCCACTCCCACATTCGAGGGCTTGGCTTGGATGATACATTGGAACCCAGACAG GTATCCCAGGGCATGGTAGGACAATTGGCTGCTCGTCGAGCTGCTGGGGTGATTTTGGAGATGATAAAGGAAGGCAAAATTGCTGGTCGGGCTGTCTTGATTGCTGGCCAGCCGGGCACAGGAAAAACAGCCATTGCGATGG GAATGGCCCAGGCACTGGGTCTTGACACCCCTTTTACAGCCATTGCTGGGAGTGAAATATTCTCTTTGGAGATGAGCAAAACTGAGGCGCTAACTCAGGCCTTTCGCCGTTCCATTGGTGTCCGCATCAA GGAGGAAACAGAAATAATTGAAGGTGAAGTTGTGGAGATTCAAATAGATCGTCCAGCAACTGGCACT GGTGCCAAGGTCGGGAAGTTGACCTTGAAAACAACAGAGATGGAGACGATCTATGACTTGGGCACCAAGATGATAGAGTCACTGACCAAGGAGAAAGTGcaagctgg GGATGTCATTACGATAGACAAAGCCACAGGAAAGATTACCAAACTAGGACGTTCCTTCACTCGGGCCCGGGATTATGATGCAATGGGCTCTCAG ACAAAGTTTGTGCAATGCCCTGATGGAGAGCTGCAGAAGCGCAAGGAAGTCGTGCATACAGTCTCGCTACATGAAATCGATGTCATCAATAGCCGCACCCAAGGATTTCTGGCACTCTTTTCTG GTGATACAGGAGAAATAAAGTCAGAGGTGCGGGAGCAGATCAATGCCAAGGTAGCAGAGTGGCGAGAAGAGGGCAAAGCTGAGGTGATCCCTGGG GTTCTCTTCATTGATGAAGTCCACATGCTGGATATTGAGTGCTTCTCCTTTCTTAATCGGGCCCTGGAGAGTGACATGGCACCTGTCCTCATCATGGCCACCAATCGTGGCATCACCAG GATTCGTGGCACCAACTATCAAAGCCCCCATGGCATTCCTATTGACCTGCTGGATCGTATGCTGATCATTTCAACCTCTCCGTACAGTGACAAGGAGACCAAGCAAATACTGAAAATCCG GTGTGAAGAGGAAGATGTTGAGATGAACGAAGATGCCTACACAGTACTAACCCGCATCGGTTTGGAGACTTCCCTGCGGTATGCCATCCAGCTCATCACAGCAGCCAACTTGGTGTGTCGCAAAAGAAAG GGCACAGAGGTTCAGGTTGACGACATCAAGCGTGTGTACTCCCTGTTCCTGGATGAGTCACGCTCCACTCAATACATGAAGGAATATCAAGATGCTTTTATGTTTAATGAACTCA aggGGGAGACCATGGATACATCATGA
- the BCL2L12 gene encoding bcl-2-like protein 12 has protein sequence MAGSPLPPKRKVIEETRLVLEAFLQGALSSGEEGAPGHVGRGYHDPQSYMSRSPVEFDLGCPACSPAHEESNSAEGKKHGFRTSIKHLLQKRSSSRGPSDSLLSPGDSLKKSKSGAEGAHQKRPFSFKNLLRKKGAASAEIADPVAHPSRPDSLPLVTCYCRKQAAEPEATQTAGNGEVEGAEFYTLVAQKLDYFVKHQQRVSPAAAKNSLSPTDLNTTIPTDTTSGSSVALEKVPGELDEKQKEQILQRLVTLLEEQAAVFNKKIEADPLLRNTLSRLSYRSFTHLAEAFTARTPPGVSSPQLAKLALTMELTRKVAGINSHTVHTLMGYSLKYMDMFIPWLQQQGGWENIVAQEEILFDLQLD, from the exons ATGGCTGGTAGCCCGCTGCCCCCCAAGAGGAAGGTGATTGAGGAGACCCGGCTGGTGTTGGAAGCGTTCCTGCAAGGGGCACTCAGCAGCGGAGAGGAAGGGGCCCCAGGTCATGTAGGCCGTGGGTACCATGACCCCCAGAGTTACATGTCCAG GTCCCCAGTGGAATTTGATCTGGGGTGTCCTGCCTGCAGCCCTGCCCACGAAGAAAGCAACTCCGCGGAAGGGAAAAAACATGGCTTCCGCACCAGCATTAAGCATCTGTTGCAGAAGCGATCCAGCTCTCGAGGGCCCTCTGACAGTCTGCTCTCCCCTGGGGACTCCTTAAAGAAGTCTAAGTCAGGGGCCGAAGGAGCCCACCAGAAGCGCCCCTTCTCCTTCAAGAACCTCCTGAGGAAGAAGGGGGCTGCCTCAGCGGAGATAGCCGATCCTGTTGCTCACCCCAGCCGCCCCGACTCTTTGCCTCTTGTCACCTGCTATTGTAGAAAGCAGGCAGCTGAGCCAGAAGCGACCCAGACAGCAGGCA ATGGTGAAGTTGAGGGTGCTGAGTTTTATACTTTGGTGGCCCAGAAATTAGATTACTTTGTGAAACACCAACAACGGGTCAGCCCTGCAGCAGCAAAAAACTCACTTTCTCCCACAGATCTGAACACTACAATTCCCACAGACACAACCTCCGGCAGTTCAG TTGCCTTGGAAAAGGTGCCAGGAGAATTGGATGAGAAACAGAAAGAGCAGATCCTTCAGAGGCTGGTTACCCTtctggaagagcaggctgctgtCTTCAATAAAAAG ATCGAAGCTGACCCACTGCTACGAAATACTCTCTCCCGCCTCTCCTACCGCAGCTTTACTCACCTGGCCGAAGCCTTCACGGCACGTACCCCACCTGGTGTCTCTAGTCCTCAGCTAGCCAAGCTGGCCCTCACCATGGAGCTCACAAGGAAAGTGGCTGGCATCAACAGCCACACAGTACATACCCTCATGGGCTACAGTTTGAAGTATATGGATATGTTCATACCTTGGctgcagcagcaaggtggctgg GAGAACATTGTAGCCCAGGAGGAGATATTATTTGACTTGCAACTTGACTGA